The DNA segment AAAAGACGTAAGAGGTAGCTGGAGCTAAGTATTATATTTGCTTATTACATCTATGGCCAAACATTGATGTATGTTTAGTCAAAAAGCCTTAGGCGAAAATCCGCAAATTCTCTCATAACCTATAAAACCTTAAATTTTTCCAGAACTTAATTAGCAAATCATACATCTTTAAACCCAAAAAAATCCTTTGTCAACAAAATAATTTTTTGCCCCTTGGGGATTTTCTCCTGGAACTGTGAAGCCTCAAGGATTATAACCTTGATTATTGAGTCTTGTTGGTGTCTTTGGGTCTTGGTGGTGAACAAATCAATTATCTTAACCACTAAGGGACTTCCAAATCCTTATTTGTAGGGTGTGTTGTCGCGTAGCGCAACGCACCATCCTAGATTTCAGGTGCGTTATGATGGCGTTTAGTCCTAACGCACCCTACCAAATGAAAAGTTTTGGAACTTGTGTGTACACCATAGCTCCTAGCACAGATGCTGCGCGGTAAGCGCAGCAATGCCCGTTAGATGCCGACCGTAGACTCAAAAAAATTCCGACTTAGCCACTCAGGAGAGCTTCAACAAACTCGTAGCTGGAGAAAGGACGCAAATCTTCGATGCCTTCGCCAGCACCAATAAAGCGAATGGGCAAGCCTAGCTGCTGCACAACGGCTAGGGCGACTCCTCCCTTGGCTGTACCATCGAGCTTGGTTAATACTACACCACTGAGTTGGGCGGCTTGGGCAAAAACTTCAGCTTGACGCAATCCATTTTGACCTAGAGTAGCATCTAAAACCAACAGGGATTCTATTTTGGCATTAGGGGCTTTTTTGTCAATAATCCTGCGGATTTTGGCGAGTTCGTCCATTAAGTTTTTCTTATTTTGCAGTCGCCCGGCAGTATCTACTAATAGTAATTCAGTTTCTCTGGCTTGGGCGGCAGCGATCGCATCAAATACGACGGCGGCGGGGTCTGTATTCTTCCCCGGATTGGCAATGACTTCTACACCGCTTCTGCTACCCCAAACCTTCACCTGTTCCACAGCCGCAGCCCGGAAGGTATCTGCTGCCCCAATTAAGCATTTGTAACCAGATTTTTGGGCGAGGTGGGAGATTTTGCCGATAGTGGTGGTTTTACCCGCGCCATTAACTCCAGTAATTAACCAAATATTTAAGGTTTCTTTTTCTGGGGTAAAGCTGGAACTGTGGGCTGTTTGCAGCGGTGCATCTAACATATCCCGCAAGATTTGTTTCAGGTAGGCGATCGCCTCCTCTGGCGGGGTGACTTCTGCTAACAGTTTTTTCTGGAGCGCACTAATGATGTAATCTGTGGCTTCTACACCCACATCAGCTTGCAGCAGAGCGGTTTCTATTTCGTCCACAGCCGCTTGGTTGAGTGGACCTTGACCCACAATTGCCTTCAGTTGGTTGAGGATGTTACGACGGGTTTTGCCTAAGCCTTGGCGGAGCTTTTTCAGCCAAGTAATTTCCTCAATAGAAACGTCTTCTGGTCGTCTACCTTGGGCAGCCAATACTTCTGCTGACCAGACAAAACCTTCATCAAAAGCTAATCCGTCAATATCTTCGGCTGTTTCTGTGGTGGTGGCTACCGGTTGTAATACTTCCGGTTCTGGCACTTCCATAGCGCTGGCCATCAGCCGTTCTTGCTTGGCTTGCCGTTCTGCCGCCGCCCGTTCTAAAAAGGATAAATTAGTCTGTGCTGTTGGCTCTGGTGTAGTTTCATCTGTAGTAGATGACTGCTCAATTGCGGCTACTACCTCTGGTGGTGCTGTTTCGCTGACTTCACTTACCGTAGGTGGCTCGGTTTCTATTTCCGCAGTTGCAGTTTCTAGCGTTTCCGGTGCTGCTGGTGCTACCACATCTGCTATATCAGCAGTTTCTAGCGTTTCCGGTGCTGCTGGTGCTGCCACATCTGCTATATCAGCAGTTTCTGGCATTTCCGGCACATCTGCTGTATCAAGAGCAGTTTCTACGTCTGGAGATTGTTGTTTTTGCTGGATATTCTTATAAGCAGATTTAGCAAAGGCCAATAAATCTGCCGTTGAATCTTGTGTAGTGTCTGCCGTGGGGGTGGGAGTTACGGCTGGCTCTGGTTGAGGTTCTGGTGCTGGAGGAGTTTCTCCCGGTTTTTGTTCAGATGGGGTATCAGAGGAATCGTTATATTTACGGCGGAACCAATTAAAAACCATTGCAGCTATAGGTATTAGTTGTGAGTTTGAGTTATTAGTTATTAGTTAAAAGTTTAATTGAACTAGTAACTATTTCCTGGGGTGATCACCTCCCACCTCTCAAAGCCAGTTTGCCCAATAGGGGAAAAGCACCCGAAACAACTGGCTTCTGCTCACAACGGTGGTCAACTTAGGATGAAAGACTACACGGCTGCTTTTTGTTCTGTAACTCGGCGCAGAACACCATTAATAAACCGATGTCCTTCATCTCCACTGTAGCGTTTGGCTAGCTCTACAGCTTCGTTGATAGCTACTCTGTCTGGCAGGTTAAAAAACCTCATTTCTCCCACAGCGATTCGCAAAATATCTCGGTCTATTTGGGCTAGGCGAGTCACTTGCCAATCTACTAAGGCAGAAGAAATTTCTTGGTCGATAATTACTCGGTGTTCGCTGACTATTTTCACGAGTTCGATAGCATATCTGCCCACTTCCTTATCTTGATTTGCTAGTTGAATCAATTCTGGGAATTCAACTGCCGCTCCGAGTTGATTGATGGCAGTTTGGGTGTAGTCTATAGCCTCTTTGAGGAGGTTTCTGGCAGTATTGAGGTCGGAAGCACGAGTTTGACTAGTTAAGAGGCGCTCGTTACTGCGTTGTAGTTCTCCAGTGGCGTTGTCTAGAGTGTCTTGCACTTCTGATCTCAGAGTGCGGACTGTGGCTAGCACTAATTTAGGCAGATGTTCTTCTGTCAATCTTTTAGGGTTAATTGGCAACTGGCTGAGACTTAAAAGTGCCAATTCACGAGCAATTTGCTGGGGTTTTCGTTCTTGCATGGAAATAAGTGCCTAGGCACTAAT comes from the Nodularia sp. NIES-3585 genome and includes:
- the ftsY gene encoding signal recognition particle-docking protein FtsY — encoded protein: MVFNWFRRKYNDSSDTPSEQKPGETPPAPEPQPEPAVTPTPTADTTQDSTADLLAFAKSAYKNIQQKQQSPDVETALDTADVPEMPETADIADVAAPAAPETLETADIADVVAPAAPETLETATAEIETEPPTVSEVSETAPPEVVAAIEQSSTTDETTPEPTAQTNLSFLERAAAERQAKQERLMASAMEVPEPEVLQPVATTTETAEDIDGLAFDEGFVWSAEVLAAQGRRPEDVSIEEITWLKKLRQGLGKTRRNILNQLKAIVGQGPLNQAAVDEIETALLQADVGVEATDYIISALQKKLLAEVTPPEEAIAYLKQILRDMLDAPLQTAHSSSFTPEKETLNIWLITGVNGAGKTTTIGKISHLAQKSGYKCLIGAADTFRAAAVEQVKVWGSRSGVEVIANPGKNTDPAAVVFDAIAAAQARETELLLVDTAGRLQNKKNLMDELAKIRRIIDKKAPNAKIESLLVLDATLGQNGLRQAEVFAQAAQLSGVVLTKLDGTAKGGVALAVVQQLGLPIRFIGAGEGIEDLRPFSSYEFVEALLSG
- the nusB gene encoding transcription antitermination factor NusB — encoded protein: MQERKPQQIARELALLSLSQLPINPKRLTEEHLPKLVLATVRTLRSEVQDTLDNATGELQRSNERLLTSQTRASDLNTARNLLKEAIDYTQTAINQLGAAVEFPELIQLANQDKEVGRYAIELVKIVSEHRVIIDQEISSALVDWQVTRLAQIDRDILRIAVGEMRFFNLPDRVAINEAVELAKRYSGDEGHRFINGVLRRVTEQKAAV